A portion of the Pedobacter cryoconitis genome contains these proteins:
- a CDS encoding penicillin acylase family protein, with product MKKNNFNFIFPLVALGILIFALSTSFFKYPPLGKLLDPFIGVVQNERDESLETDQMIHTGSLFKDSVKIYFDKRKVPHIYAKNMEDLYQAQGYITASLRLWQMDFISYSAAGRLSEIFKDGFVDYDRKQRRIGMLSAAKASLTLMEKDPETKMVLSAYTRGVNAFINNLGNRLLPLEYKLLDYKPEQWTNLKTALIMKNMSGMLSGYEEDLNITNLILALGEEKFNMLFPGMNQHISPLINDSLIKNNQALSYIHKPAYLDYSFISSSSIIAKSDYDPRLGSNSWVVSGKKTVSGHPILCNDPHLGLSLPATWIEMQLSAPGINVYGVTVPGAPAIIIGFNNNIAWGITNGSDDVKDWYKLKITDNYKSYEFDGKWLKLDYHVEPIKIRDQKTLNDTIYHTLHGPVVSDRKYTASQPDLVNYALRWQLQMPSNDILAYIKLNKANGYNDYKKAIRYYTSNILNFTFASKENDIAVVHQGNLPVKWSGQGMFLLDGTKSTHLYEKYIPYDSLPQVLNPLSQFIISANQHPTNSHYAYYYNGYFVENRAQRIKQLLSSEKAFDIEKMKQIQLDNTSAFALEALPVLLRIVNRGKLSNDELNTIHDLSKWKGTYALEDKNAGFFYLWWNHIKDYTWDELKAYSFNSKVPDDHILLDLLQKDPQNLYFDIVSTSAREDGNIVVRNAFNAALKEYNLEKKKGSITWGDHNHVNINHMLKIDQLSDQKLVSAGYPETINAISSTWGPSWRMIVELGDRPKAYGIYPGGQSGNSGVKYYNDFVKDWNKEVYYPLNFYLSIGEASAPGNVCWNLK from the coding sequence ATGAAAAAAAACAACTTCAATTTTATATTTCCTCTGGTTGCTTTAGGCATTCTAATTTTTGCTTTATCCACTTCATTTTTTAAATACCCCCCACTGGGTAAGCTTCTAGACCCATTTATTGGTGTTGTGCAGAATGAAAGAGATGAAAGTCTGGAGACTGATCAGATGATTCACACGGGCTCCCTGTTTAAAGATTCAGTTAAGATCTATTTTGATAAGCGTAAGGTACCACATATTTATGCGAAGAATATGGAAGATCTTTATCAAGCTCAGGGTTACATTACTGCAAGTCTGAGGCTTTGGCAAATGGATTTTATAAGTTATAGTGCTGCTGGTCGGTTATCAGAAATATTTAAAGATGGATTTGTTGATTATGATCGGAAACAAAGAAGGATTGGTATGTTGTCTGCTGCGAAGGCATCGCTGACTTTAATGGAAAAAGATCCGGAAACAAAAATGGTACTGTCTGCTTATACTAGGGGAGTTAACGCTTTTATAAATAATTTGGGAAACCGACTGCTTCCACTTGAATATAAATTGCTTGATTATAAACCTGAGCAGTGGACGAATTTGAAAACGGCTTTGATTATGAAGAATATGTCTGGTATGTTATCTGGATATGAAGAGGATTTAAATATAACTAACCTGATACTGGCACTGGGTGAGGAAAAATTTAATATGCTGTTCCCAGGTATGAATCAACATATTAGTCCATTAATTAATGATAGCCTGATTAAAAATAATCAAGCGCTAAGCTATATTCATAAACCTGCATATCTTGATTATTCTTTTATTTCTAGCAGTTCTATCATAGCTAAGAGTGATTATGACCCGAGGTTAGGTAGTAACAGTTGGGTAGTATCGGGAAAGAAAACTGTTTCCGGGCATCCAATACTGTGTAATGATCCTCATTTAGGATTATCTCTACCTGCAACCTGGATCGAAATGCAGCTTTCAGCACCAGGCATTAATGTATATGGAGTGACTGTGCCGGGTGCTCCGGCAATTATCATAGGTTTTAATAATAATATAGCGTGGGGAATTACAAATGGGAGTGATGATGTCAAAGATTGGTATAAATTGAAAATCACTGATAATTATAAAAGCTATGAATTCGATGGGAAATGGTTAAAACTGGACTATCATGTGGAACCTATTAAGATCAGAGATCAGAAGACATTGAATGATACTATATACCATACTTTGCATGGCCCTGTCGTAAGTGATAGAAAGTATACAGCATCACAACCTGATCTTGTAAACTATGCATTAAGATGGCAGTTGCAAATGCCATCTAACGACATTCTAGCCTATATTAAACTGAATAAAGCCAATGGTTATAATGACTACAAAAAAGCAATCAGATATTATACAAGTAATATTTTGAATTTTACTTTCGCTTCTAAAGAAAATGATATAGCGGTTGTTCATCAGGGTAATCTTCCGGTAAAATGGAGTGGCCAGGGGATGTTTCTTCTGGATGGTACAAAAAGTACACATTTATATGAAAAGTATATTCCGTATGATAGTCTGCCACAGGTACTCAATCCATTATCTCAGTTTATTATCTCTGCTAATCAACATCCCACCAATAGTCATTATGCTTATTATTATAATGGATATTTCGTGGAAAACAGGGCACAACGGATTAAACAATTGTTAAGCTCAGAAAAGGCTTTTGACATCGAAAAGATGAAACAGATACAGTTAGATAATACAAGCGCTTTTGCATTAGAAGCCTTGCCGGTTTTACTCCGTATAGTTAACCGGGGGAAGTTATCTAATGACGAGCTTAACACTATTCATGATTTATCCAAATGGAAGGGGACCTATGCATTAGAGGATAAAAATGCCGGATTTTTTTATTTATGGTGGAATCATATTAAAGATTATACATGGGATGAGTTAAAAGCTTACTCATTTAATTCAAAAGTGCCCGACGATCATATTTTACTCGACCTTCTTCAAAAAGACCCGCAGAATTTATATTTTGATATAGTTAGTACTTCAGCAAGGGAGGATGGGAATATTGTGGTTAGAAATGCTTTCAACGCAGCCTTGAAGGAATATAATTTGGAGAAAAAGAAAGGAAGTATTACTTGGGGTGACCATAATCATGTCAATATCAATCATATGTTGAAGATTGATCAGTTAAGTGATCAAAAACTGGTATCCGCTGGATATCCAGAAACAATTAATGCAATTTCTTCGACCTGGGGTCCTTCCTGGAGAATGATTGTAGAGCTTGGTGATCGTCCAAAAGCCTATGGAATTTATCCAGGAGGGCAATCCGGAAATTCTGGAGTGAAATACTATAATGATTTTGTGAAAGATTGGAATAAGGAGGTCTACTATCCTTTAAATTTTTACCTGTCTATAGGTGAAGCCAGTGCTCCCGGTAATGTATGCTGGAATTTAAAATAA